A region of uncultured Carboxylicivirga sp. DNA encodes the following proteins:
- a CDS encoding RNA polymerase sigma-70 factor encodes MINNPRHISFDFNNLDNIYKWFDAIFKEYYQPLCRFALTIVPYENMAEEAVQNVFVYLWEKRKTLHIKTNVKGLLYQSVYNESIRLRKRRLQNRNYESEYLQQLLPEFDNNDQPDIDFIKTAVSNAITSLPEKCRDIFIMRRKEGLTNDEIAEYLGISVKTVENQMTIALKKLRTELSPIIRHLPAILILLELS; translated from the coding sequence ATGATCAATAACCCCAGACATATAAGCTTCGATTTCAACAATTTAGATAATATCTATAAATGGTTTGATGCAATATTTAAAGAGTATTATCAACCTTTATGTCGTTTTGCGCTAACAATTGTTCCATACGAAAACATGGCAGAAGAGGCAGTTCAAAATGTATTCGTTTACTTATGGGAAAAACGAAAAACATTGCACATTAAAACTAACGTTAAGGGACTACTATACCAATCTGTTTACAACGAGAGTATTCGTTTACGCAAAAGAAGATTACAAAACAGAAACTACGAATCAGAATACCTGCAGCAACTTTTACCTGAATTTGATAACAATGATCAACCCGATATAGATTTCATAAAGACAGCTGTTAGTAATGCGATTACCAGTTTACCCGAAAAATGCCGAGATATTTTTATCATGCGCCGCAAAGAGGGATTAACAAATGATGAGATTGCCGAATATCTTGGCATTTCAGTTAAAACAGTTGAAAATCAAATGACCATAGCGCTTAAAAAATTACGAACAGAACTGTCTCCAATCATCAGGCATTTACCCGCAATATTGATTCTTTTAGAACTTTCTTAA
- a CDS encoding TlpA disulfide reductase family protein, with product MKKLPPLILTISFVTILILNTQLTNWNNSRIFRTYKSIDEPIRAVLANNDFLADEKDTEILVINLWATWCQPCQKEISQLNKLMEKYEQDNVLFLAVTAEQQQDVNDWMELQKYPFLYYQLFDQHDLMNYLFELNPDLSFKKGQKPQGLPTNIIIKNKELMYFHTGYSEETIEAIEKTLKKIL from the coding sequence ATGAAAAAATTACCACCTCTTATATTGACAATTTCATTTGTCACTATTCTAATCTTAAATACACAACTAACGAATTGGAATAACAGCCGTATATTTCGAACCTATAAATCCATTGATGAACCTATTCGTGCTGTACTGGCAAATAATGACTTTCTTGCGGATGAAAAAGATACTGAGATTTTGGTTATTAATTTATGGGCTACCTGGTGCCAACCATGCCAGAAAGAGATATCTCAACTTAATAAATTAATGGAAAAATATGAACAGGACAATGTTTTATTTTTGGCAGTAACAGCTGAGCAGCAACAAGATGTTAATGATTGGATGGAATTACAGAAATACCCTTTTCTGTATTATCAACTTTTTGATCAGCATGATTTGATGAATTACCTTTTTGAATTAAATCCGGATCTCTCCTTTAAAAAAGGGCAAAAACCTCAAGGCCTTCCAACGAATATTATAATTAAAAACAAAGAATTAATGTATTTCCATACAGGATATTCAGAAGAAACAATTGAAGCTATAGAAAAGACATTAAAGAAAATATTGTGA
- a CDS encoding TonB-dependent receptor plug domain-containing protein yields MKKFILLLFIVFSSVHIYAQKIKLQCTDKPLNELLIEWRSLYNLQFSFNDELLSQFKITRSQTYDDSEKAIQDLLQGLPLSYEKNDQVYIIYAVKQSREIKTYYLIGKIIEKGTNEPLPFSHISANNIQAVTDIKGMFSFSFEGDSVFQVKASHLGCYLMDTVLTTGNHHVIKLVPSVVGLPEVRVTNNIVEKSAQVGEKPGLIKLNHHIANYLPGNGDNSVFNLLKLQPGVTATGENPNDLILWGSSEGTSAVQFDGFTIWGLKNLNDNISAVNPYMVKNVDIMKGGYDASESDFIGGIVDINGRTGNFTKPSFNLFINNQTINGMMELPVGKKSSLIAAYRQNYYDLISSGDVQLQEINNIEKYNWNYDQPNYNFKDLNIKYSLQGDNGDLFYVSVLGGGDEFSMVAQRDTTIDRPNTSLTINEALDVNEKTNQIGAAAFYGKTFQSGHSSSLELSYSHYDNDYNIRSSREFRNSSIIRFTREATNEIEEIKGDWKNHFLINNLNKLTAGLSFIQNNTILAEKLNDSTYIDLLSNASRVVMYAQDELQIAKALTVTAGFRFNYPTHINRTHFDPRISLSYKPGLFKFNASWGIYHQFIARTSIVDDNNRIRYAWYVSGYNDVPVLKSTHYVMGAAYTRKNFLVSLDTYYKKNENLTRYIQFTQTAYVSDGESKSYGLDVYIKKDFNGHSIWTTYSLGRTEELYDYFPEKEYRRAPQDQTHEFKLAGLLNFGSIHTSASYVYGSGFPLFTDNVKYEYLEPDYNRVDVSVIYQITGKKITGEVGLSILNVINNENVKYNSFQLFPIDEFNDVLINEKAIPFTPLLHLKIEL; encoded by the coding sequence GAAAAAAACGATCAGGTTTATATCATTTATGCAGTTAAACAGTCCAGAGAAATTAAAACCTACTATTTAATAGGTAAAATAATTGAGAAAGGAACCAACGAGCCATTACCCTTTTCGCATATTTCTGCAAACAATATTCAAGCTGTTACCGACATTAAAGGTATGTTTAGCTTTTCTTTTGAAGGTGACAGTGTTTTTCAGGTTAAAGCCTCTCATTTAGGTTGCTATTTAATGGATACGGTCTTAACTACCGGGAATCATCACGTCATAAAATTAGTTCCTTCTGTAGTTGGTCTTCCCGAGGTAAGAGTCACCAATAATATTGTTGAAAAATCAGCGCAGGTGGGAGAAAAACCCGGGTTAATAAAACTCAACCATCATATTGCCAATTATCTGCCCGGAAATGGTGATAATTCGGTATTTAACCTTTTGAAACTTCAGCCCGGAGTAACCGCAACAGGTGAAAATCCAAACGACTTAATTCTATGGGGAAGTTCAGAAGGAACAAGTGCGGTGCAGTTTGATGGATTTACAATCTGGGGGCTTAAAAATCTAAATGATAACATAAGTGCAGTAAATCCTTACATGGTTAAAAATGTTGACATCATGAAAGGTGGTTATGATGCCTCTGAAAGTGACTTCATTGGGGGCATAGTTGACATAAACGGAAGAACAGGTAATTTCACCAAACCGTCTTTTAACCTTTTCATTAATAACCAAACAATCAACGGAATGATGGAATTACCTGTTGGAAAGAAATCATCCCTGATAGCAGCATACCGACAAAATTATTACGACCTGATTTCTTCTGGAGATGTTCAACTTCAAGAGATTAATAACATCGAAAAATACAACTGGAATTACGATCAACCCAATTACAATTTTAAAGATCTCAATATTAAATATTCTCTTCAGGGAGATAACGGAGATCTATTTTACGTTAGTGTATTGGGAGGAGGTGATGAATTTAGTATGGTTGCCCAACGGGATACAACCATTGACCGCCCCAATACAAGTTTAACCATTAACGAAGCTTTGGATGTTAATGAGAAAACTAATCAAATTGGTGCTGCTGCTTTTTATGGTAAAACGTTTCAATCCGGTCATTCCTCTTCTCTCGAATTGAGTTATTCGCACTATGATAACGATTATAATATTCGTTCATCAAGAGAATTTCGTAACTCTTCTATCATTCGTTTCACAAGAGAAGCAACCAATGAAATTGAAGAAATAAAAGGAGATTGGAAAAATCATTTTCTAATAAATAACCTCAACAAATTAACAGCTGGATTATCATTTATTCAAAACAATACCATATTAGCAGAAAAACTCAACGACTCAACATATATTGATTTATTGAGTAACGCATCTCGTGTTGTGATGTATGCACAGGATGAATTACAAATTGCAAAAGCACTAACTGTAACAGCCGGATTTAGGTTTAATTATCCAACTCATATCAACAGAACACATTTTGATCCCAGAATATCATTATCATACAAACCAGGTTTATTCAAGTTTAATGCATCCTGGGGTATATACCATCAATTTATTGCCCGAACCTCAATTGTTGATGATAACAATCGTATACGTTATGCCTGGTACGTAAGCGGATACAATGATGTACCGGTACTCAAATCGACCCATTATGTGATGGGTGCGGCATATACCCGAAAAAATTTTTTAGTTAGTTTAGATACCTATTACAAAAAAAATGAGAACCTCACCCGTTATATACAATTTACTCAAACAGCATACGTATCTGATGGAGAGAGCAAAAGCTATGGCTTAGATGTATATATCAAGAAGGATTTTAATGGTCATTCGATCTGGACAACCTATTCTTTAGGACGTACTGAAGAGCTCTACGATTATTTTCCAGAAAAAGAATACAGACGTGCTCCTCAGGATCAGACACATGAATTTAAATTGGCTGGTTTGTTAAACTTTGGTTCAATCCACACATCTGCAAGTTATGTGTATGGATCTGGTTTTCCATTATTTACTGATAACGTGAAATATGAATACTTGGAACCGGATTATAACCGGGTGGATGTATCGGTTATTTACCAAATCACTGGCAAAAAAATTACCGGCGAGGTGGGCCTATCTATTCTTAATGTAATTAATAACGAGAATGTTAAATATAACAGTTTTCAACTCTTCCCTATTGATGAATTCAACGACGTGTTAATTAATGAAAAAGCTATCCCATTTACGCCACTGTTACATTTAAAAATTGAACTTTAA
- a CDS encoding carboxypeptidase-like regulatory domain-containing protein: MKYILIIFLTISCSITAQKQSLKTVLDSLSHKNHFEICYSNDLVNLDQKVTLPSDSMTLDDLLKELTLQSKINIEKHDSTLVITPLEKKNILISGKLIDSENGEEVPFAHILQKDWGTGTITNDIGRFEINIPEILTGKELRFSSMGYADTTILIPASDSINLTIRIRSKPYSLKEVMVLPNCNSAEDLVRLAVKNIKRNYHRKTIQMDAFYRQIALRDDDYVNLIEAALLIEDKGINSENNTTKIKIEEMRKSTNYLIQHDAKHKLAFKVLDKMFGHRNIFYKCYGQNTVRHYRADWWYRPLMDYDHFEYEYEGAVWMDTLKVYKVKYTYVHVPEIMGGGKRKSIHSWDGGYIYINSNDMAIVQIDNM, from the coding sequence ATGAAGTATATACTAATTATCTTTCTTACAATAAGCTGCTCTATTACAGCTCAAAAACAAAGCTTAAAAACTGTACTTGACAGTCTGTCACACAAAAATCATTTTGAAATATGTTACAGTAATGATCTTGTCAACCTGGATCAGAAAGTTACCCTACCTTCCGATTCAATGACTTTGGATGATTTGCTTAAAGAATTAACACTACAGTCGAAAATCAACATTGAAAAACACGATTCAACATTAGTTATTACCCCACTCGAAAAGAAAAATATATTAATAAGTGGTAAACTCATTGATTCTGAAAATGGTGAAGAAGTACCTTTTGCTCACATTTTACAAAAGGATTGGGGAACTGGTACCATTACAAATGATATAGGCAGGTTTGAGATAAATATTCCTGAAATATTAACAGGCAAGGAACTACGATTCTCCAGCATGGGATACGCTGATACAACCATACTAATTCCTGCATCTGATTCCATCAATTTAACAATCAGGATCAGGTCCAAACCATATAGTTTAAAAGAAGTAATGGTGTTGCCCAATTGTAATTCAGCAGAAGACCTGGTTAGACTGGCTGTAAAAAACATCAAACGAAATTATCATAGAAAAACCATTCAGATGGATGCCTTTTATCGTCAGATTGCCCTGCGTGATGATGACTATGTAAATTTGATTGAAGCAGCTCTATTGATAGAAGACAAAGGGATAAATTCGGAAAACAATACCACAAAAATTAAGATAGAAGAAATGCGTAAAAGCACCAATTATCTTATACAACACGATGCTAAACACAAGTTGGCTTTTAAGGTGCTTGATAAGATGTTTGGTCATCGTAATATCTTTTACAAATGCTATGGACAAAACACCGTTCGACATTACCGGGCTGATTGGTGGTACCGACCATTAATGGACTACGACCATTTTGAATATGAATATGAAGGAGCCGTTTGGATGGATACTCTTAAAGTGTATAAAGTAAAATACACCTACGTTCATGTTCCAGAAATAATGGGTGGAGGCAAACGAAAATCTATACATTCATGGGATGGCGGATACATCTATATCAACTCAAATGATATGGCTATTGTACAAATAGATAACATGTAG
- a CDS encoding response regulator transcription factor encodes MGYTIGIVDDHPLFREGIKAIILNNEKVAEVLTFCDGDDVIRFLKGGGKVDVLFMDIIMPVRDGLYTTQFIKQYYPGIKVLALSSVDRVDYIEKMVDAGVDGYVLKECNVNELTQAMEAVLSNNNYFSSKIIVALSENTKMRFQQKVEPSVVSVLSQRELEVFRHLCNGLNRGEIASILFISEKTVDKHKENIFKKTGCKNLVHLVVTGIKQGVLKVEELETSL; translated from the coding sequence ATGGGGTACACAATAGGGATTGTTGATGACCATCCTTTGTTTCGTGAAGGAATTAAGGCCATCATTTTGAATAATGAGAAAGTAGCAGAAGTTTTAACTTTTTGCGATGGGGATGATGTTATACGATTCTTGAAAGGAGGAGGAAAGGTTGATGTTCTATTCATGGACATCATAATGCCTGTTCGCGATGGATTATATACAACACAGTTTATAAAACAATATTATCCGGGTATAAAAGTATTGGCTTTATCTTCTGTAGATAGAGTGGATTATATTGAGAAAATGGTTGATGCCGGTGTTGATGGCTATGTACTCAAAGAATGTAACGTTAATGAACTAACTCAGGCCATGGAAGCCGTTTTATCAAATAATAATTATTTTTCTTCTAAGATTATAGTTGCATTATCAGAAAATACAAAGATGCGTTTTCAACAAAAAGTTGAGCCATCAGTTGTTTCTGTACTTTCTCAAAGAGAATTGGAAGTATTCAGACATCTTTGTAATGGTTTAAACAGGGGAGAAATCGCAAGTATTTTATTCATTTCTGAAAAGACTGTTGATAAACACAAGGAAAATATATTTAAGAAAACAGGCTGCAAAAATCTTGTTCACTTGGTAGTTACTGGAATTAAACAAGGAGTATTAAAAGTGGAAGAGTTGGAAACTTCATTATAA
- a CDS encoding ABC transporter ATP-binding protein has product MILQISNLSHQFQKLTVLKNINLEITKPGLYVFAGANGSGKSTLFNSVTGMLQADNGSIYLNSQNIGIVYEPVSTEPNLTVLQIIKIVISMRNAKMDELDHQLKFWDLDEHRNKTFKALSLGMRKRLLIACSLIGNPKIQIWDEPFNGLDPLGMNKLRKVINNQIEQGNTILLSTHILGELDTLAAEIYVLKEGELVYGFKPDKTDNNLKQQIIEVL; this is encoded by the coding sequence ATGATACTACAAATAAGTAATCTGAGTCATCAGTTTCAAAAGTTAACCGTATTGAAAAATATTAATCTGGAGATCACCAAACCGGGTTTGTATGTTTTTGCCGGGGCCAATGGATCTGGGAAATCAACTTTATTCAACAGTGTTACCGGAATGCTGCAAGCAGATAATGGATCCATTTATCTTAACTCTCAAAATATCGGAATCGTTTATGAACCGGTAAGTACCGAACCCAATCTAACAGTTCTGCAGATAATAAAGATAGTAATTTCCATGCGTAATGCTAAAATGGATGAACTAGATCATCAACTTAAATTTTGGGATCTGGATGAGCATAGAAACAAAACATTTAAAGCATTATCTCTGGGTATGCGCAAACGCCTTCTGATTGCTTGTTCATTAATAGGTAATCCGAAAATACAAATATGGGATGAACCTTTCAATGGTTTGGATCCATTAGGAATGAATAAACTACGAAAAGTTATTAATAATCAAATCGAACAGGGTAATACCATTCTTTTATCAACCCATATATTAGGAGAATTAGATACGCTGGCTGCCGAAATCTATGTTTTAAAAGAAGGAGAGTTAGTTTATGGTTTTAAACCCGATAAAACAGATAATAATTTAAAACAACAAATTATTGAGGTCCTATAG
- a CDS encoding HAMP domain-containing sensor histidine kinase, giving the protein MDEKFCLYDFIPVSICIIDRQYQIVYGNNLFRNRFSINSDHLIGQKLYHIIPVFRSDEYLEKIKASFQDQSQVVFNEGINDESLTELENVKELFSFNISQIKCDSFESKYAVITIGQDIGLVRKFEEQNQSNIRLQIDQKERLALEDNGESLNLSNKASNKLFSIIAHDLKTPLHAMVDISDLIMKKGCLSSEPCRNENLLLALNISAKHSLEMVSNLLSWARTQLNSITPRPKKIYLCELFNDIRQYFEGSLKTKKLSLEVKLPRKNCMVNVDFDMLKIVVQNLLSNAIKYSYSGDKIYMKVDEIDNTFKISIIDKGVGMSDEVKKLILSSNDIKSILGTNNELGTGLGLSVCKEFLLYHNSSLNIETSENNGTIVSFYLAISQ; this is encoded by the coding sequence ATGGACGAAAAATTTTGTTTATATGATTTTATACCAGTAAGCATTTGTATAATTGACCGACAGTATCAGATTGTATATGGTAATAATTTATTCCGGAACCGCTTTTCAATAAATTCAGATCACTTAATAGGCCAAAAGCTTTATCATATTATTCCTGTTTTTAGAAGCGATGAATACCTCGAAAAGATAAAAGCATCTTTTCAGGACCAATCTCAAGTTGTTTTCAATGAAGGAATAAATGATGAAAGTTTGACTGAGTTGGAAAATGTTAAAGAATTATTCAGTTTTAATATTTCGCAAATAAAATGTGATTCGTTTGAATCTAAGTATGCTGTTATAACTATTGGGCAGGATATTGGATTGGTTCGCAAGTTTGAAGAGCAAAATCAGTCAAATATAAGGTTGCAAATTGACCAGAAAGAAAGATTGGCCTTAGAAGACAATGGAGAGAGTTTGAACCTTTCAAATAAAGCAAGTAATAAACTCTTTTCGATAATCGCGCACGATTTGAAAACTCCACTGCATGCGATGGTAGATATCAGCGATTTGATTATGAAGAAAGGTTGTTTATCAAGTGAACCATGTCGAAATGAAAATTTACTTCTGGCTTTAAATATATCAGCCAAACATAGTTTGGAAATGGTAAGTAACTTGTTAAGCTGGGCACGTACACAGCTAAATAGTATTACTCCTCGACCAAAAAAGATATATCTTTGCGAACTTTTCAATGATATAAGGCAATATTTTGAAGGAAGCCTTAAGACCAAAAAACTTTCTCTGGAAGTTAAATTGCCACGTAAAAACTGCATGGTTAATGTCGACTTTGACATGTTAAAGATAGTTGTACAAAATTTACTATCTAATGCAATAAAATATTCATATTCAGGTGATAAGATTTATATGAAGGTTGATGAAATTGATAACACTTTTAAAATAAGTATTATTGATAAAGGTGTTGGCATGAGTGATGAGGTTAAAAAGCTCATACTTTCATCAAATGATATTAAATCCATTTTGGGTACTAATAATGAGCTGGGTACTGGCTTAGGACTGTCTGTTTGTAAGGAGTTTTTGTTGTATCATAATAGTTCATTAAACATTGAAACTAGCGAAAACAATGGTACAATAGTTAGTTTTTATTTAGCGATTAGCCAATAG
- a CDS encoding FecR domain-containing protein — translation MSKNIPYNIIIASLENKATIDEQKELEHWLTSSNENKAIHESIKQTWSKTQLKRSSFNPNIDAALTQTKKRIHRRLFIKRASGVAAILLIGLMISTLFNPFDNNKQWQSVIAQQQEKVELTDGSIVVLSPGSEIKFPDKFEAKTRRVKIKGKAYFDVTHNINQPFIVETNHTKTKVLGTKFTLVTGSKSNDILYLDEGKVEFSSLAWFGPKQLVKPGEEISLMNGKLIKRIAINDNLSTWATGKLTFKDIALIDLVKQLQVYYQTPIALSTPVIKDLRFSGTITQTEAIDALQIIALTLQLNLSTDNQTLTLSL, via the coding sequence ATGTCGAAAAATATACCCTATAATATTATAATTGCTTCGTTAGAAAACAAAGCAACTATTGATGAACAAAAAGAATTGGAACATTGGCTGACTTCATCAAACGAAAACAAAGCAATCCATGAATCCATCAAACAAACCTGGAGTAAAACACAGTTAAAAAGATCTTCTTTTAATCCGAATATAGATGCTGCTTTAACACAAACCAAAAAACGTATCCATCGACGCTTGTTTATAAAACGGGCATCGGGTGTTGCAGCCATTTTATTAATTGGCTTAATGATTAGTACACTATTTAATCCATTTGATAACAATAAGCAATGGCAATCTGTAATTGCTCAACAACAAGAAAAAGTAGAACTAACTGATGGATCAATAGTGGTTCTTTCTCCGGGATCAGAAATTAAATTTCCTGACAAATTTGAAGCAAAAACACGCAGGGTTAAAATAAAAGGAAAGGCATATTTTGATGTAACGCACAATATAAATCAACCCTTTATTGTTGAAACCAACCACACTAAAACAAAGGTACTGGGAACCAAATTCACACTGGTTACAGGTTCTAAAAGCAACGATATTCTTTATCTCGATGAAGGTAAAGTAGAATTTAGTTCCCTAGCCTGGTTCGGACCAAAACAATTAGTAAAACCGGGAGAAGAAATCTCTTTGATGAATGGTAAACTCATAAAGAGAATTGCCATTAATGATAACCTTTCAACATGGGCAACTGGTAAACTAACCTTTAAAGACATTGCTTTGATTGACTTGGTGAAACAACTGCAAGTTTATTATCAAACACCCATTGCACTTTCAACTCCAGTAATAAAGGACTTACGCTTTAGTGGTACCATCACACAAACAGAAGCAATAGATGCGTTGCAAATAATAGCATTAACCCTTCAACTGAATCTTTCAACCGATAACCAAACTCTAACCCTAAGTTTATGA